The following are encoded together in the Mesoterricola sediminis genome:
- a CDS encoding YciI family protein → MKYICFGYLDVPAWSQLSPEEQNARIDACFAYDAELKRNGNWAGGEGLQGPETAAMVRFDQGRVTVTDGPYAETKELLGGLLMLEARDLNHAIQLISNHPGVTMGPWEIRPAADLTEMIRASEARRRLATH, encoded by the coding sequence ATGAAATACATCTGTTTCGGTTACTTGGACGTTCCCGCGTGGAGCCAGCTCTCCCCGGAGGAACAGAACGCCCGGATCGACGCCTGCTTCGCCTACGACGCGGAACTGAAGCGGAACGGCAACTGGGCCGGCGGCGAGGGCCTGCAGGGCCCGGAGACGGCCGCGATGGTGCGCTTCGACCAGGGCCGGGTCACCGTGACCGACGGCCCCTACGCCGAGACCAAGGAGCTCCTGGGCGGGCTCCTGATGCTGGAGGCGCGGGACCTGAACCACGCCATCCAGCTCATCTCGAACCACCCGGGGGTGACGATGGGCCCCTGGGAGATCCGGCCGGCCGCGGACCTGACGGAGATGATCCGCGCCAGCGAAGCCCGGCGGCGTCTGGCTACGCATTAG
- a CDS encoding IS91 family transposase gives MGFTRPRFDIADIVRLHRDALESRVALNRQQRRVLTAIGQCRTAALGGHKEVCEHGDFERIAYNSCRDRHCPKCQALAQERWLDKETQRLLDVPHFHLVFTLPAELRFLARQYPAKFYGALFRAATKTLLKLFRSRLKAIPGLLLVLHTWTRELTFHPHLHVLVTAGGLALDGGGFIPSGKNYLFPVAMMGEVFRAKMLNALGRLQAKGAFPEVPKELYASRMATVSDLDWGVHAKKPFGHSSHVAGYLARYTHRVGIANSRLLDVTEDRVTFATKNGNTATVHPVEFLERLVQHVLPPGFHKIRHAGLYGSLQAGGLLEKARAIVGTCKKPRKDPSDLERVERESQTCPVCGGALRRTPLPATIRAPPEDDPC, from the coding sequence GTGGGGTTCACCCGACCCCGTTTCGACATCGCCGACATCGTCCGCCTCCACCGCGACGCCCTGGAAAGCCGGGTTGCCTTGAACCGGCAGCAGCGCCGCGTCCTCACGGCCATCGGCCAATGCCGCACCGCGGCCCTGGGCGGGCACAAGGAGGTCTGCGAGCACGGTGACTTCGAGCGGATCGCCTACAACTCCTGCCGGGACCGGCACTGCCCCAAGTGCCAGGCCCTGGCCCAGGAACGCTGGCTCGACAAGGAGACCCAGCGCCTCCTGGACGTGCCCCACTTCCACCTGGTGTTCACCCTCCCGGCGGAACTGCGGTTCCTGGCCCGGCAGTATCCGGCCAAGTTCTACGGCGCCCTGTTCCGGGCAGCGACGAAGACCCTCCTGAAGCTGTTCCGGAGCCGACTGAAGGCCATTCCCGGCCTGCTGCTGGTGCTGCACACCTGGACCCGGGAGTTGACCTTCCACCCCCACCTCCATGTGCTGGTCACCGCCGGGGGCCTCGCCCTCGACGGCGGAGGCTTCATCCCCAGCGGGAAGAATTACCTGTTCCCGGTGGCCATGATGGGTGAGGTGTTCCGGGCCAAGATGCTCAACGCCCTGGGCCGGCTCCAGGCGAAGGGCGCCTTCCCTGAGGTCCCGAAGGAACTCTACGCCAGTCGGATGGCCACGGTCAGCGATCTGGACTGGGGCGTCCACGCCAAGAAGCCGTTCGGGCACTCCAGCCATGTGGCCGGCTACCTGGCCCGGTACACCCACCGGGTCGGCATCGCCAACTCCCGGCTCCTGGACGTCACCGAGGACCGGGTGACGTTCGCCACCAAGAACGGCAACACTGCAACGGTCCACCCCGTGGAGTTCCTCGAGCGCCTGGTCCAGCACGTCCTCCCCCCGGGCTTCCACAAGATCCGTCATGCCGGCCTCTACGGCTCCCTCCAGGCTGGCGGCCTTCTGGAGAAGGCCAGGGCCATCGTCGGGACCTGCAAGAAGCCCCGGAAGGATCCATCCGACCTGGAACGGGTGGAACGCGAATCCCAGACCTGCCCGGTCTGCGGCGGGGCCCTCCGTCGGACACCCCTGCCCGCCACCATCCGCGCACCGCCCGAGGACGATCCATGCTGA
- a CDS encoding outer membrane beta-barrel protein — protein MSSPPGPGAAPLQAEPFAFADFTWLNGTSRQTDSLLDTKYFTGEFRADLNFVYDFNHPQDHTLTGSSELGRTNEVHVQQLAVGGDFHWNHVRGRLLTQFGLYATMTPRNDASTAKGQWNTGDAYRYVSEAYGGYHWDALHGVNLDAGIFMSYIGLFSYYNFDNWAYQPSYVSSNTPWFFNGLRLQVFPSDRLKLELWLTNGWQSYNMFNNTPGVGASLTWRPTADLAIISNNYILGADTLGNRKRTRRHTDNSIQWKYYDRPSAPLDKMALSFTFDFGDEQGGGASRSGAPDAPKQYFAGWMLYQRFWFAHDRHAITLGGGAISNPGRYLVLMPPINGATATSGTPYFTQNPGDPYHAWDGSVTYDYLPNPFITFRGEFNRRGASVPYFAGSGGVTPPGGNQGAPGSTVPGWAPDLRKTESRLTLAMLVKF, from the coding sequence TTGTCCTCGCCACCAGGCCCGGGCGCGGCACCTCTCCAGGCGGAGCCCTTCGCCTTCGCTGACTTCACGTGGCTCAACGGCACTTCCCGGCAGACGGATTCGCTGCTTGACACCAAGTACTTCACCGGGGAATTCCGGGCGGACCTCAATTTCGTCTACGACTTCAATCACCCGCAAGACCACACCTTGACCGGCTCCAGCGAACTGGGCAGGACGAACGAAGTCCATGTGCAGCAACTCGCGGTCGGCGGTGACTTCCACTGGAACCATGTCCGGGGAAGGCTGCTCACCCAGTTCGGGCTCTACGCGACCATGACCCCCCGAAACGACGCGAGCACAGCCAAGGGCCAGTGGAACACCGGCGACGCCTACCGCTACGTATCGGAGGCCTACGGCGGATACCACTGGGACGCCCTCCATGGCGTCAACCTGGACGCCGGGATCTTCATGTCCTACATCGGCCTGTTCAGCTACTACAATTTCGACAATTGGGCGTACCAGCCATCCTACGTCTCCAGCAACACGCCCTGGTTCTTCAACGGGCTTCGGCTCCAAGTCTTTCCGTCCGACCGGCTGAAACTGGAACTCTGGCTGACCAACGGCTGGCAGTCCTACAACATGTTCAACAACACGCCAGGCGTGGGGGCCTCCCTGACCTGGCGGCCTACAGCTGACCTCGCCATCATCTCCAACAACTACATCCTGGGGGCCGACACCCTGGGGAACCGGAAACGCACCCGCCGCCACACGGACAACAGCATCCAGTGGAAGTATTACGACCGGCCGTCGGCCCCGCTGGACAAGATGGCCCTGTCCTTCACCTTCGACTTCGGTGATGAGCAGGGGGGTGGAGCGAGCCGGTCCGGGGCCCCCGACGCCCCCAAGCAGTATTTCGCGGGCTGGATGCTCTACCAGCGGTTCTGGTTCGCCCACGATCGCCACGCCATCACCCTGGGCGGTGGTGCCATCTCCAACCCCGGCAGATACCTCGTGCTGATGCCCCCCATCAACGGGGCGACGGCGACCAGCGGCACCCCCTACTTCACCCAGAACCCCGGCGACCCCTACCACGCCTGGGATGGGTCCGTGACCTACGACTACCTGCCCAACCCGTTCATCACCTTCCGGGGCGAGTTCAACCGGCGGGGCGCGAGCGTGCCCTACTTCGCTGGCAGCGGCGGCGTGACCCCGCCTGGAGGCAACCAGGGGGCGCCGGGTTCCACCGTGCCAGGCTGGGCCCCGGACCTCCGCAAGACCGAAAGCCGCTTGACCTTGGCCATGCTCGTCAAATTCTAG
- a CDS encoding RNA polymerase sigma factor: MAPNAPEALAAQLEALYRAEAGRILATLIRLLGDFDLAEDGLHDAFAAALEAWARDGVPDHPRAWLVSAGRFKAIDRLRRRARTDVPMAAVPEPADPDALAGLEAEDPEVADDRLRLIFTCCHPALAPEASAALTLREVCGLTTEAIASAFLTRPTTLAQRIVRAKARIREARIPYEVPGRADMPARLDAVLQVLYLVFNEGYAASSGATLTRPDLSDEAIRLGRLLVELLPDGETMGLLALMLLHEARRPARISPEGDLVLLEDQDRSRWDRSRIAEGRRWLDRAMASGRIGPYTLQAAIAAVHAEAPRAAATDWTRIIGLYHLLGRVAPSPVVELNAAAAVAMRDGPEAGLALIDALLAQGHLADYTPAHAARGDLCRRLGRTGEARAAYARALQLARQEPERRHLARRLAEFP, encoded by the coding sequence ATGGCCCCCAACGCGCCCGAAGCCCTTGCCGCCCAGCTGGAAGCCCTCTACCGGGCCGAGGCGGGGCGGATCCTGGCCACCCTCATCCGGCTCCTGGGGGATTTCGACCTGGCGGAGGACGGGCTGCACGATGCGTTCGCGGCGGCCCTGGAGGCCTGGGCCCGGGACGGGGTGCCCGACCATCCGCGGGCGTGGCTGGTCTCAGCGGGGCGCTTCAAGGCCATCGACCGGCTGCGGCGCCGGGCGAGGACCGACGTGCCCATGGCCGCGGTGCCGGAACCGGCGGATCCGGACGCCCTGGCGGGTCTGGAGGCCGAGGACCCGGAGGTCGCGGACGACCGCCTGCGCCTCATCTTCACCTGCTGCCACCCGGCGCTGGCGCCGGAGGCCAGCGCGGCCCTGACCCTGCGGGAGGTGTGCGGCCTGACCACGGAGGCCATCGCCAGCGCCTTCCTCACCCGCCCCACCACGCTGGCGCAGCGCATCGTGCGGGCCAAGGCGAGGATCCGCGAGGCCCGGATTCCCTACGAGGTCCCGGGCCGGGCGGACATGCCGGCGCGGCTGGACGCGGTGCTCCAGGTCCTCTACCTGGTGTTCAACGAGGGGTACGCCGCCTCCTCCGGGGCGACCCTCACCCGGCCCGACCTGTCGGACGAGGCCATCCGCCTGGGGCGGCTCCTGGTGGAGCTCCTGCCGGACGGAGAGACGATGGGGCTCCTGGCCCTGATGTTGCTGCACGAGGCCCGCCGCCCGGCCCGCATCTCCCCGGAGGGGGATCTGGTCCTGCTGGAGGACCAGGACCGGTCCCGCTGGGACCGGAGCCGGATCGCGGAGGGGCGGCGGTGGCTGGACCGGGCCATGGCCTCGGGCCGGATCGGCCCCTACACCCTCCAGGCGGCGATCGCGGCGGTCCATGCGGAGGCCCCCCGGGCGGCCGCCACGGACTGGACCCGGATCATCGGGCTGTACCACCTCCTGGGGCGCGTGGCCCCCTCCCCTGTGGTGGAGCTCAACGCGGCGGCGGCGGTGGCCATGCGGGACGGGCCGGAGGCCGGGCTGGCCCTCATCGACGCCCTTCTGGCCCAGGGCCACCTGGCGGACTACACCCCGGCCCACGCGGCCCGCGGCGACCTGTGCCGGCGCCTGGGGCGGACCGGGGAGGCCCGGGCCGCCTACGCGCGGGCGCTCCAACTGGCCCGGCAGGAACCCGAGCGGCGCCACCTGGCCCGGCGCCTGGCCGAATTTCCGTAG
- the bshA gene encoding N-acetyl-alpha-D-glucosaminyl L-malate synthase BshA gives MRIGISCYSTFGGSGVVATEVGKALAARGHEVHLLSPSVPPRLLGFEDRIIFHEVTASPYPLFEAAPFSIALASKMADVAEHHGLEIMHAHYAIPHASAALLARMALQGRLKVVTTLHGTDITVVGSDPSYLSMVKLAIRESDAVTSVSQYLKDETWRTFRVDRPIDVIPNFVTAPANPSPRCREWLAPCDMPILTHISNFRPVKRVMDVMRTFERVRQEHPCRLAMVGDGPDRVEAETYAREKGFADEVRFTGKTLDIEKVLACTDVFLLPSATESFGLAALEAMAHGVPVIATRVGGLPEVVRHGVDGYLEALGDTEAMADDALTLLRDPVLRKQMGASARTRALETFEEKPIIDQYEAVYERCLAVPKTTVDFGGSPR, from the coding sequence ATGCGAATCGGGATCTCCTGCTACAGCACGTTCGGCGGTTCCGGGGTGGTGGCCACGGAAGTGGGGAAGGCGCTGGCCGCGCGGGGGCACGAAGTGCACCTGCTCAGCCCCTCCGTCCCTCCCCGGCTCCTGGGCTTCGAGGACCGGATCATCTTCCACGAAGTGACGGCCAGCCCCTACCCCCTCTTCGAGGCGGCCCCCTTCTCCATCGCCCTGGCCTCCAAGATGGCCGACGTGGCCGAGCACCACGGCCTGGAGATCATGCACGCCCACTACGCCATCCCCCATGCCTCCGCCGCCCTCCTGGCGCGCATGGCCCTCCAGGGGCGCCTCAAGGTCGTCACCACCCTCCACGGCACCGACATCACCGTCGTGGGCTCCGACCCCAGCTACCTGTCCATGGTGAAGCTCGCCATCCGCGAATCCGACGCCGTCACCTCCGTCTCCCAGTACCTCAAGGACGAGACCTGGCGCACCTTCCGCGTCGACCGCCCCATCGACGTCATCCCCAACTTCGTCACCGCGCCCGCCAACCCCAGCCCCCGCTGCCGCGAATGGCTGGCGCCCTGCGACATGCCCATCCTCACCCACATCTCCAACTTCCGCCCCGTCAAGCGGGTGATGGACGTCATGAGGACCTTCGAGCGCGTCCGGCAGGAGCACCCCTGCCGCCTGGCCATGGTGGGCGACGGTCCCGACCGGGTCGAGGCCGAGACCTACGCCCGGGAAAAGGGCTTCGCCGACGAGGTCCGCTTCACCGGCAAGACCCTGGACATCGAGAAGGTCCTGGCCTGCACCGACGTCTTCCTCCTCCCCAGCGCCACCGAGAGCTTCGGCCTCGCCGCCCTCGAGGCCATGGCCCACGGCGTCCCCGTCATTGCCACCCGCGTCGGCGGCCTCCCCGAAGTCGTCCGCCACGGCGTGGACGGCTACCTCGAGGCCCTCGGCGACACCGAAGCCATGGCCGACGACGCCCTCACCCTCCTGCGCGACCCCGTCCTCCGCAAGCAGATGGGCGCCTCCGCCCGGACCCGGGCCCTCGAGACCTTCGAAGAGAAGCCGATCATCGACCAGTACGAGGCCGTCTACGAACGCTGCCTGGCCGTCCCCAAAACAACAGTGGATTTCGGGGGATCTCCACGTTAG
- a CDS encoding tyrosine-type recombinase/integrase — protein MAVSLSLSRFAGDLQMANRAHKTIQQYVASVRRFEEFLGHDPCDASQESVRRWVDVLRQQAIGASRLALHYSALKFLYARTLGQPEKVAWITVPKAKAHLPSTLSQAEVARLLDGFTTTKYRTFFTLVYATGLRINEACRLETRDIDAMQQVIHVRDGKGGKDRMVPMGAKLYRALRTYYKHMQPPKPWLFASKSGGPLCADTARRALLCAAAVSGIGKFVNPHLLRHAFATHLLESGEDLRKIQVVLGHASITSTQIYTQVAPGQIAAVRSPLEDLPE, from the coding sequence ATGGCGGTCAGTTTATCTCTGTCCCGGTTCGCCGGGGACCTTCAAATGGCGAACCGCGCCCATAAGACGATCCAGCAGTACGTCGCATCGGTGAGGCGTTTCGAGGAATTCCTTGGCCACGACCCATGCGACGCCAGCCAGGAATCGGTGCGGCGGTGGGTGGACGTCCTCCGGCAGCAGGCCATCGGAGCCTCCCGGCTGGCCCTCCACTACTCAGCCTTGAAGTTCCTCTATGCCCGGACCCTGGGCCAGCCCGAGAAGGTGGCCTGGATCACCGTCCCCAAGGCCAAGGCCCACCTGCCTTCCACCTTGAGCCAGGCTGAGGTTGCGCGGCTGCTGGACGGGTTCACCACCACGAAATACCGCACCTTCTTCACTCTGGTCTACGCCACCGGCCTGCGGATCAACGAGGCCTGCCGGCTCGAGACCCGGGACATCGACGCCATGCAGCAGGTGATCCACGTCCGCGATGGAAAGGGCGGCAAGGACCGGATGGTGCCCATGGGGGCCAAGCTCTACCGGGCGCTGCGGACCTACTACAAGCACATGCAGCCCCCGAAGCCTTGGCTGTTCGCCTCCAAGTCGGGAGGGCCCCTCTGCGCGGACACCGCCCGGCGCGCCCTCCTTTGCGCAGCGGCCGTCTCCGGCATCGGCAAGTTCGTGAACCCCCACCTTCTGCGCCACGCGTTCGCGACCCACCTGCTGGAGAGCGGCGAGGACCTGCGCAAGATCCAGGTGGTCCTGGGCCACGCCAGCATCACCTCCACCCAGATCTACACCCAGGTGGCGCCAGGCCAGATCGCCGCCGTGCGAAGCCCTCTGGAGGACCTGCCGGAGTAG